The genomic window TATAATTTGTCGGATTTTGGTGATCTTAAATCTTTCCTGCAGTTATGTTAAATTACTGCAGTGATTGATGATATGGATTTTCTGCagtagtttaaatagtttaaccGTGATTGATTTTCATTATAATAGTGAGAGCTCCTCTGACAACGAGCGAGAAGGATCTAGCCGGCTGAGGAAgcacaaacaaaaagaaagatccAAGAAGGTATCTCTTCATGTGGCAGTTAGGAACCTTTTATTTGATTTAGTTGCTTTACAGGATTTATAGGGATTTCATGCATTTAcgctcttttcttttcttctctttggtAGGTCAAGGAGAGAGATAGAAGCAAAAGCCGTCATGAGAAGCATCACAAATCAAAACATAAGGAGGTAGGGTGTTATATACTTGGTCAAATCATAAGGAGGTTAAATGTTAGTTACTTCAAGGAGTAATTTGGTTTTTCTGATCTGTAGTAATTATGTTGGCAAGTATGTCGATACTCGTAGGTAGTTTTGTTGAGTTTTGAAGTTCTGAAAGTTGGGTAATTTTCTGCACAAATATTGGGACAACAAAGTTTGGTTTTGTTATAGGGCCTGTTTAGCCTAGTTGGAGTTCTGCGTAACTGATGATTAATAATGCTGTTTAAAGATATCTTTAGAGCGTTTTTATTTAAATTGCACTAGCAGAACGCTAGCTCAAAATATTAGCTTCAGCTTCAAATGCTCAAGGACTCATTTCAGGTGCCTGTTTCAATTAGAAACTGGAGACATTTTGGTTCCCAAACCTGGCTTCTGCGTTGAGTGCGAAAGCATTCTCGGGAAGCTGTACTAAACAGGCAAATAGATGGGAATCCGTTATCAGTATATCAGTTGCATAAACAAGAACAAATTGGATTGCATCTTCACTATTCCTATTGCTAGAACTGTTCCTTAATGAAATTTTGTATTCTGGCTTGCATGTGATCCATTTATCGAGGATTCTTATATTACTTGCTTCCTTTTTGTGGGTTGGCTCTTGACATTGGAGCTGGGGTCTGTAAACGGGTAACCGGGTGGTGGATTGGCTTTCTGGTTGGTTGTTTTCTTGGCTATTGGAGCTTTATATAGAAGAAGCAGTCTGAGCGGTGCGGCAGCCCTGTACAGCTTTCCAAGGTAACCTTAACCAACATCTTTCAGATTCTTCAGTTTGTCATCTTACTGCAGAGTGTAAAGCGATACCACTGTTGAATAAACTAATTATGAATTCTCACTTAGGTCGTCAAACTTCAATTTGTGTTTTCTATGATCACCTCCATATTCCATTCAATTTTCCTAACAGAGCGCTGATGTGGCAGCTAATGCAGTCACTGTGTCATCTTCGAAAAAATGTTGTGGTAATGACATGACAGCGAATTCAGCTTTTGTGCCATTTCCAGACTACAATTATCCAACCACCGCACCATCCTGAGTTAATGATGCCAGTGGCTGAATCAGCAGCCACATCATCCATGAGAGATGATGTGGAAACTAAATCAGCCGCCATATTATCCATTCATTAGGGTAATTTAGGAATTCGACATTGAAACAGACATTGAAGTTTAGTGGCTCGATTGCACAACCTATCGAATTGACCTAACCGTTCATAGTGTAATGCACCcttacttttttgttttttgctatGTCCTTTTTAACATGCTTCTGTTTGATTCAGTTCCTTGGTCGTGACAAGGATGAGGGCGTCCGCCGAAGTGCTGTTTCAGGAAAAAAGGTGAGACCACTGTTTTCTCGTATTTACTACTAGAAATTCATTTAagattagtatattttattggCGCTGCTTTTGTAGATTCTACTGAAACTGGATAAATCAAAGGAAGACAAACTGGCGGAGAACAACCGCAATGAGTTACTGAAATTTCTGAATGCTAGTTATGATTGATCTCTCGGTGCGACGGCGGATTAGGAACAATGGTGCGACAGCGGTTTAGGAACAACAGATAAAATGTTAAAAGAAACTTCGAACCGTTCAGAGCATATGATTATTCTTTAGCTAATGCTGCCATAAATATTTGTGTGCTGTAACCATCTTTTTCCAGTTCTCGGTGTGAGTAGTAAATGGTTTTCTACCAGTATTATGTTCCTTTTTACCTTCTCATTTGtctctttttagttttaaatttggtGGATCGTGTTAAActtgatagttttttttttaaaattttcagtcTAGTTATTTAGTTGATGGCATATGAAGAtctaatatgatttttttttttttttttttttttttttttggagagagagaaaggtaggcTTGCTACTTGCTTCATTCATAGCGAATATGAACTAAGCTATAGAAGCGGGGCAACTGGCCCCGAGAATCAGAAACGTTTCAAACAAGAGTAgacctaaaaaagaaaaaaatgatgggTACGGACAATAGAAACCTATTAGAATGTTCCAACTACAAACTAAGGTAATTTTTATAACTACCCACCAAAAAATTCTTCCATTGCTTCACTAGCAATTGGGCCCTATTGACAGTTGCCACCGGCTTAGTGTTGATTTATCTGAAAATGAAATTATTCCTTTCTGTCTAAATAACCCACCAGCAAGGTACAAGTAAACGTGTTCGCGTTGCCTTTTTTTTGTTACGATCTTTCCAAATCGTCCTTTCCCAAACTTCACGAACATCTTCAATGAGAATACAATCCATCCCCTTCACCACCCATCACTATaagcataaaatatatattgaaaatacaATCTATGAAGATATGATCTACCGTCTTTATGGAGGATCCACAGAACACACAAGATCGGTTTCCCGTCCAACCTTTCCTGGATAAATTATCCGTTGTAGGGAATCTTTTTTTAAAGTACTATCCAAAGAAAAATCCTTACTTTTAACGGCACTCAAACTCCATATCTTTTCTAGCAGTGCATCTCTATTTTCTCTATCATTTAGCATAGTGCATATAGATTTGACTGTAAACTATCCCTTCGAATTCCATCGCCACCAAATTTCGTTAGGTCTATTCTCCACGTTAAcattagaaaccaaatttttaaGATCACAAATTCTTATACTGAGTTCTATATTCGTTGCTCTCACTTGCAAGATCTGTCTCCACCTCCACTCTTTCTTAGATAGACACTCGCTAACCCTCAACGACTTTCGAGACACTTTAGAATAAATGTCGTGGAAGTTTGACTAGAGTGAGACTTCCTCACACCATCTATCATTCCAAAAATCTATTAACTGGTGATCTTACAACTTATAATTTATTCCACATTTGAACACTTCCTTTAGAGGGACCACACATTTCCACCATTGGGATGTAGGTCTGAATGACCTTCCTTCATTAAGTGGCCTCCTTTTAGTGTAATACAATGCTCGAACCAACTTATTCCATTGTAGGTCTCTTTCTAAAAAGAACCTCCACCACCACTTAACAAGAAGGGCTTTGTTCATCATTTCTATATCTAGCACTCATAATCGTCcatcctttctttcctttcataaaTTCCTCCAAGCTACCAGATACCCTCTGCCATTTGAGGCCATCCCCCACTCCAAAAGAAATTCCTTCGTAGTGCCTCGATACATTTAATTACCCACTTCGGCACTTTGAAAATTGAGAAAAAGTATAGCGGTAAGTTCGAAAGGACCGAGTTTACCAACATTAATCTACCACCTTTTAACAGCAATTTTGCTTGCCATTCCTTGATTCttctataaattttatcaataaACCCTTCTCAATCAACTTTATTTATTGTCCTAATTGATAATGGTAAGCCGAGATACTTGATTGGAAAGTCTTCCACCTTACATGATAATATGTTGGTCAGCCTAAAAGCTTTGTTTTCTCTTCTCCCAGTGTAAAATAACTCTGGTTTCTCCTTGTTAATTTTCAACCCAAGGGCCCATTCAAATAGGTTCCACAGTAATTTGAGATCCCTAATAGATCTCTTCTTGGCCTTACAGAAAAAAATCGTGTCGTCCACATATTGGATGAGCGTTATCCAATTCGCGTCAGAAGGTCCGATCCCTCTTAACATGTTGTTCCTAACAGCCTCCTCTGTCATCCTAGCTAGGCATTCCGTCACCATCAAAAAGAGATATGGTGAAATAGGGTCCCCTTGTCATACTATCCTCTTAGTCTTAATCCAATTAGTTGCCTCATCATTTACAAGAACCGCAACCTTAGCATTAGCAAAACATTGCATCATCCATCCGCACCATTTTTTCGTCAAAGCCCCACCACTTCATCTAATGCTAATAAGTAAAGTTTATCATAATCGACTTATTGTGATacgtgaaataaaaataaatagtgtttttttttataatattttcataaagaaaaagagagtcTAACTTTTGCCAAAACCATTGTTTGgggattttttgttttgtttaggAAGCAGATGCTTTTTCCTAAATCTGCATATCAACACAACATGGTCTGTTCAAATCCACTAACAAATTGCAATAATATTTGGTGCCAAATAGGATTTAGGCCTAGTTGTTGAACCAAACTTGTAATCGTTTAGGTTTAAGCAAGGTTGTTTTGATGGAAGCACTTTCCTAGAAAGTGCTTAATACAAAAACAAATTGTGAGTGAAGTGCTTTTCCAAGGGTTTTGGAAAAACAGAAGAAACAGCTAGAAATTGAAGAAATACACAACATTTTGCATATGTTATACATCAAAACTAGGAATCACTCAAAAAAGTTTTCACACATATTATAAGTCTCtatataacaaattaatattaCAAGGCTGTTGCAATTAATTTATAGGCTATTTTTTGCATGCATAGTATGGGCAATCCATTGCCTCAATTGCATTAAATTTACATACTCCATCAAGGgggaaagaaattaaaaataaccaTTTCTTGAGGGCAAAATTGATTACAAGAAAGGTTTAAACAAAATTGAGATAATCATCACCAACTGATCTTAGTTGGTACGCATATCTAAACCAGGGAAAAAGATTTCCAGTTTGAATCATATTTTACGgaggaaaaagaatgtaaactCGTCACCAAAACACGTAATCAAATTGTGGTATAGTAATGCTCAATCTCTCCAATTAATGCAAATTACCAAGAAAACAATACCATTACTTGCAATAATCTCGTTCACCGATATGTCATATTCAGCTTGCAAGATTTTCAATAAACGACTGCGACTGCGACTGCAACTGCTTCTGGGTTGGACTGACACTACCACTTCGGCTTATCTTAAGTGCTTCGATAGCCTTCTGTATCTCCAGTGTCATTGCACTATCAACACTACCCGAGGAAATCTTTTTATGGGACTTTTGAAGGTGGAGCTTAAGCGAACTGCTGCTAAGACCCGCATTTTTTCCACATATAGGGCATACCTTCATCGTCGGCCTTCTATGCTGCCACTCCATTGAGATTTTTCCATGTAGCCTCTTGTCGAGATCAAGGAGGATTCTCGCGAAGCCATCATTAGGTTGTGCACGACGGTGTACTTTCCTTAGCATGTTCCATGCTTCAAGGAGAGTGAGATTTCTGCAAAATAGCGCACATAATGTCAAAGAAATGAGGTTCTTAAATGagcacaaaataaaaatatggaaaTATTGACATGCATACCCCTGTAAAGTTATCAATGTAGCTACATATCCATACAAAATCTGATTGCCTTACAATGCCCTTCAAAATCGTCATTTTGTCACATATATACACCCTCGtacattaaaagaaaaagaacttccttttcttttctttccctaTGAAATAGCCGAGTTTGTGATTTATGAGTAGGGGCACATACGAAAATAGATGATCTTGTAggaaatatatatgttataagGGAAACCTATTACAAAACAACTTAGGAACAGCGTGACATCGACAAGAGAAGTGACATCGACAAGAGAAGTAATACATCACGAAAGAAGTAATACATAGAATTTAACTAAGGAAAATTTCTTCATTGCACATTTTCCTACTAAATATCCCTGATGCAGAGTCGAATTCTTGACCTCATGGATAGAAGGGGCTTACGACCTGCTCTAATAACATGTAACCTAAAAGAACGATCCACAGGAAATGGCCAAGAATAGTGTTAACATTATGTACTATTCTTACTTTCTTAGTATCAAGTAAGCGAGTACCACAGTCGCGCTTCTGCTCCTTCCCTCAAAGCAATGTACCAGTACTTTACCACCGAGGTACTCTACATAATCGATGAAATCGGAAGTTTCTTGAAAGAGATCACTGATATCTTCATCATCAGTATCCCGTATCTATAGACATAAAATGCAATTGGCAAAATATAAGCTCCAGATTTGTTGATCACTAATGAAGAAACAGTTAGATTTGCGTATTTTGAACAACATCAAAATAAACGGCACGAAATCGTGGAAAATACTCTATGAAAACACAATGTTTAAACTTAaataatgtgaaaaaaaaaaccatgaaCATAAATACATCATAgaaattgcaaaatttagaatttcGAACAAAATCGAATGAAGTTATTCATTTAATAATCCAGCTTATTATCAAAGCCGAGTGATGAAATTTATTTACCAAGGTTTTTCCGAAGAAACCCAAATCTACGTGGGAAATAAGAAACAAGCTTACCGAGAAGTTCCTGTAGTCAAAAAGATAAGGATATTGGGAATCTGCTTGCCCAATTTCATTCGAACATAAGCACAATATATGCGTGATGCCAAGATGCTGAAGAGTATACATTGATCTCGCAGCCAAAGCTCCACCAATGTATAAATTGTCGGTGATTTGAGATGGCCGTTCAGTGCTTGCTGCATCGGAAATCATAGATATCCTCTCTAGAATGTGTTCAAGTCGGACCTTAAGAAAAtcatattgaaattaaaaaatttacatgtaATCATGCATCAGAAGAATTACTTAGCCGTATTGGCTAAAACATGGAAACTCTCCTAGTTTATTGTAATTTGCATTCTACTCCCCTCAATAATCAGAATCAACTGAGAACCCTAATTCAAttaaaaagggtaaacttcaa from Ananas comosus cultivar F153 linkage group 23, ASM154086v1, whole genome shotgun sequence includes these protein-coding regions:
- the LOC109728221 gene encoding protein FAM133, which produces MVASSSSPSSSSSSYSSSSSGDSSASSSRRERRRRRRHRRRRGSGDKDALKVRKDHRSRAKRRRRHRSPRDSSSPSFTDSYSESSSDNEREGSSRLRKHKQKERSKKVKERDRSKSRHEKHHKSKHKEKKQSERCGSPVQLSKFLGRDKDEGVRRSAVSGKKILLKLDKSKEDKLAENNRNELLKFLNASYD